The Candidatus Krumholzibacteriota bacterium DNA window TCAGGCCTTACGGAGTGCAGTTCGATACCTTCGATCCCGGAAAAGGCGTCATGGTACCTGGCGTATATCTCCCGGCGCCTTTCAAGCATCGACGGGAGTTTTTTCATCTGTTCGTTGAGTATCGCGGCGTGGATATTGTCCATGTTGTATTTCCATCCGAGGATACTGACGTCGTACTGTTCGAAATGATCGGTATAGCGCTCCATCGCGTTGCGATCGAAACCGTGAAGCCTGAGCTGGCGGAGCAGTTCGTTCTTGTCATGGTCCTTCACCGATATCGCGCCTCCCTCGCCGGAGGTGATGTTCTTGGTCGCGTAAAAGCTGAAACAGGCATAGTCGCCGTAGTGGCCGGGTTTTTTGCCGTTCCACTCAGCCTCGAGAGAATGAGCGGCGTCTTCGACGATGAAGAGTCCGTGCCTGTCGGCGATCGCGCGGAGAGCTTCCATATCGCACATCTGGCCGTAGAGGTGTACTGGCAGGATCGCGCGGGTGCGCCCGGTGACGGCGGAGGCTACGGCCGCGGGATCGATATTCCCCGTAGACCGGTCGATATCGGCAAGGACAGGAGTCGCTCCGGTCATCAGGATGGCA harbors:
- a CDS encoding DegT/DnrJ/EryC1/StrS family aminotransferase encodes the protein MRKVEFFRHSVGEEEIARVGGVLRSLFLTTGNEVAEFESTLASYLDLPFTAAVTSCTAAMQLALLAGGVGPGDEVITTPLTFIGSVNAILMTGATPVLADIDRSTGNIDPAAVASAVTGRTRAILPVHLYGQMCDMEALRAIADRHGLFIVEDAAHSLEAEWNGKKPGHYGDYACFSFYATKNITSGEGGAISVKDHDKNELLRQLRLHGFDRNAMERYTDHFEQYDVSILGWKYNMDNIHAAILNEQMKKLPSMLERRREIYARYHDAFSGIEGIELHSVRPEATHAFHLITLLVDPDRRDAVMAGMQKRGIGMSINFHPLHLMTYYRERFGYKKGDFPAAEEIGSRTLTIPFYPKLTAGEIEYVIENLCELVKGK